ACGGTCAGGCCGATCCGCCGCGCCAGGTCGTCGCGGGGACGCACGCCTGCGGAGAACACCACCAGCGGCGTGTCGATCCGGCCGCCGTCCGAGAGCCGGACCCCGGTGACCTCGCCGCCTGCGGAGCCCAGCACCTCCTGGGTGGAGACGCCGGAGTGCACGGCGACGCCGAGGCGTTCGACCTGGCCGCGCAGCACCGCGCCGCCGCCCTCGTCGATCTGCAGGGGCATCAGTCGCGGAGCCAGCTCCACGACGTGTGGGCGGACTCCGAGCAGCCGGAGCGCGTTGGCGGCCTCCAGACCCAGCAGGCCGCCGCCGACGACCACGCCCGTCTCGGCGTGCTCGGCCGCGGCCCGAATGCCGTCGAGGTCCTCGATGGTGCGGTAGACGTGACAGCCCGCAAGGTCGTGGCCCGGCACCGGCGGCACGAACGGCCGCGATCCCGTCGCCAGCACCAGCGCGTCGTAGGCGCGGGTGACGCCCGAGGCCGTCGTCACCGTGCGGGCCGTCGGGTCCACGTCGACCACCGGATCGCCCAGCCGCAGCTCCACGGTCTCGTCCTCGGCGAACTCCGCGCCGGGCAGCCGCAGCGTCTCGGGTCGCCAGGAGTCCACATAGGACGACAGCGCGACCCGGTCGTAGGCGGGCCGGGGCTCCTCGGCGAGGACCACGACGCGCCAGGCGCCCGTGACGTCCCGATCGCGGAGCGCCTGGACCACTCGATGGCCGACCATTCCGTTGCCGACGATGACCAGCGTCCGCGTCATGGAAGTCCCTTCTTCGGCAGGTGTCCTCCATGCTCACCGCGTGCCGTGTCCCGCCTGGGTCCCCGGTATTGCATGACCGTTAACGGGTGCTCTCCTCGCAGGTGACGGGCAGTGCGACGCGGCGATCGGAGCAACGGCGGCCTGCGCGCTGTCGTCGCTTTCACGCCAACCTCACGCCGACGGCGCCGGACGACGAACGCCCCGCCCGGCGCAGGCGGCCGAGCGGGGCGTGGACGTCAGGAGCGGGACGAGCCCGGCGCCCTCGGGCGCGGTCTCGGCCCGGATCACACTCTGGCGGCCGCCAGACTCGGCAGCCGGGAGACCAGGACGGTCTTGCGCAGGTAGCACCACCACGTGACGGCCAGGCACAGCCCGTAGAAGACGACGAAGCCGTAGAGCGCCGCCTCGATGCCGCCGCTGCCCGAGATCGACGCCGCGAAGCCCCGGTTGACGAAGAACCCGCCGAACGCCCCGACCGCCGAGGCGATGCCGATGGCCGCCGCTGCCTCCCGCTTGGCCCGCGCGCCCGCCTCGGCCCGATCGACGCCCGCCGCCTCCTCGCGGCGTGCCCGCGCCCTGAAGATGGCCGGGATCATCCGATAGGTGGAGCCGTTGCCGATCCCGCTGGTGATGAACAACAGCAGGAAGGCCCCGAGGAAGAGTTCGAAGCGCCCGCTGCGCAGACCGGCGATCACCGCCAGGGCCGTCAGTCCCATGGCCGCGAACGTCCACACCGTGACCCGCGCGCCGCCCAGCCGGTCGGCCAGCCAGCCGCCCAGCGGACGGGCCAGCGAGCCGACGGCCGCGCCGAGCCAGGCGAAGTACGAGCCCTGGACGTCGGGGAACTGGGTGGAGATCAGCAGCGGCAACGCGGCCGAGAAGCCGATGAAGGAGCCGAAGGTGCCGATGTAGAGGAAGGACATCACCCAGGTGTGCGGCCTGCGGGCCGCCGTGATCTGCGCCTTGAAGTCCGACCGCGCCTCGACGAGGTTGTCCATGAACAGCAGCGCGCAGATCGCCGCCGCCACCACGAACGGCAGGTAGAACAACGCCGCGTAGGCCAGGTTCACCCCGGTGCCCAGCGAGATGACCACCGGAATGATCAACTGCATCAGCGCGACGCCGAGATTCCCGCCCGCCGCGTTCAGGCCCAGCGCGAAGCCCTTGCGCGACTCGGGATAGAAGAAACTGATGTTCGCCATGCTGCTGGCGAAGTTCCCGCCGCCGACGCCCGCGGTGGCCGCCGCGAGCAGGAACATCCAGAACGGCGTCTCCGGATTCGACACGCAGAGGATCAGCAGGGCGACCGGCAGCAGGAGCAGCAGGGCGCTCACCGCCGTCCAGTTCCGCCCGCCGAAGCGGGGCACCGCGAAGGTGTAGGGCAGCCGCAGCGCGGAGCCCAGCAGATTGGGCACCGCCACCAGCCAGAAGAGCTGATCGACGGAGAAGGCGAAGCCCGCCGACGGCAGCGCGACCACGACCACGCTCCAGATCGACCAGAGCGCGAAGCCGAGGTGCTCGGCGAAGATCGAGAAGATCAGATTCCGCCGCGCGACCCGCGCCCCGGTGCGGGCCCAGAACTCGGGGTCCTCCGGCTCCCAGTGCTCGATCCACCGACGGCCCTGTCGTCCGTGTCGCTCTTGCCGCTCGCTGTCCGCCGTCACGGTCATCCGTCGTCCTCCAGTGCCCACGTCGGTCGTCCTCACCTCGCCTCACCGGGGCCGTCATCGGTGGCGACCCGGCCACGAGAGCCGTCGCCGACGCTATGAAGTGCCCGTTACCTCGCGATGACCGGGGATGACCGGTGGGCGAATTCCCCTTCACCGGGCTGTGCAGACCTGGGTGAGCCCGGATTGCCGCCGTCGTCATCCCGACGGGGTTCGGGGGCCGGCTGCTCGCCCGATGGCAACGGTCACCCGCTCGGTACCCCCGTCGCCTGCGGTGATCAGCAGCCGTGAACGCAGACCCGATGCGATCGTGCGAGCTCCCGGCGGCGACGTGGGTCACGGCTCGTCGGGGCGAGCCGGGCGTACTGCTGGATCACCGTCGACGGAACGA
The Actinoalloteichus fjordicus DNA segment above includes these coding regions:
- a CDS encoding MFS transporter, whose product is MTVTADSERQERHGRQGRRWIEHWEPEDPEFWARTGARVARRNLIFSIFAEHLGFALWSIWSVVVVALPSAGFAFSVDQLFWLVAVPNLLGSALRLPYTFAVPRFGGRNWTAVSALLLLLPVALLILCVSNPETPFWMFLLAAATAGVGGGNFASSMANISFFYPESRKGFALGLNAAGGNLGVALMQLIIPVVISLGTGVNLAYAALFYLPFVVAAAICALLFMDNLVEARSDFKAQITAARRPHTWVMSFLYIGTFGSFIGFSAALPLLISTQFPDVQGSYFAWLGAAVGSLARPLGGWLADRLGGARVTVWTFAAMGLTALAVIAGLRSGRFELFLGAFLLLFITSGIGNGSTYRMIPAIFRARARREEAAGVDRAEAGARAKREAAAAIGIASAVGAFGGFFVNRGFAASISGSGGIEAALYGFVVFYGLCLAVTWWCYLRKTVLVSRLPSLAAARV